In Acinetobacter piscicola, a single window of DNA contains:
- a CDS encoding phosphatase PAP2 family protein, which yields MPYILLFVLGCIGYSISYIGLNISYIQQLDQSILHWISLHRTDFFDHVSITLSYIGGLPVMLLLCGICCLQQAYLKKYANVILISVSLLGASGIGWILKACIHRPRPEAVYQMVQTYGASFPSAHSIYAAVIACLIIFIFFRHTQAKLLMSFAYLWCLSMGISRVYVGAHFLTDVLAGWSIGLLWVSLIWYLFSKYMLNTNKLFLDKNLNEVE from the coding sequence ATGCCTTATATCCTTCTATTCGTCCTTGGCTGTATTGGATATAGTATAAGTTATATTGGATTAAATATTTCTTATATACAACAACTTGACCAAAGCATACTACATTGGATAAGTTTGCATCGTACGGATTTTTTTGATCATGTTTCGATCACCTTATCTTATATAGGTGGTTTGCCTGTCATGTTATTACTATGCGGAATATGTTGCCTGCAGCAAGCATATTTAAAAAAATATGCAAATGTTATATTGATTAGTGTAAGCCTATTAGGGGCTTCGGGTATTGGTTGGATATTAAAAGCTTGTATCCATCGCCCTCGACCTGAAGCGGTTTACCAAATGGTGCAAACCTATGGTGCATCTTTTCCTAGTGCACACAGCATCTATGCTGCTGTAATTGCTTGTTTAATTATTTTTATATTTTTTCGACACACACAAGCTAAATTATTGATGAGTTTCGCTTATTTATGGTGTCTGAGTATGGGAATTTCAAGAGTGTATGTGGGTGCTCATTTTTTAACTGATGTGCTTGCAGGTTGGAGTATCGGTTTATTATGGGTTTCTCTCATTTGGTACTTGTTTTCGAAATACATGTTGAATACGAACAAATTATTTTTAGATAAAAATCTAAACGAGGTGGAATGA